The Eleginops maclovinus isolate JMC-PN-2008 ecotype Puerto Natales chromosome 3, JC_Emac_rtc_rv5, whole genome shotgun sequence genome includes a region encoding these proteins:
- the dnase2 gene encoding deoxyribonuclease-2-alpha, with translation MIEDIHAEPKMLLFLSLLIFCVPSGGDTSPITCYNDKGDAVDWFYLYKLPKEHGKKSPQKGDLYILLDKGSEGWTNGKGTVNDTTGALGRTVGQLYSKGENTEVAYILYNDQKPSEDLGDGWVDNSGSGGGHTKGVVLMDKNQGFWLVHSTPHFPPVRQEGQFYYPSSGVNNGQNFLCVTYPLKHFQTIGEQLQINQPNVYDCDVPQSLASLVPALAALCEKKHPSVHIFPHIKPVSNRSVTLTSKDGTNFISFAKGASFDNDLYHSWVAPSLQSDLLVQFWIRSRGILPSNCSLGWKVLDITLINPGQTFTFKNSQDHSKWAVSTKAAGSGSGGGWVCVGDINRNKAEEKRGGGTVCLQDPVVWKAYRTAALKCQGCGGGTGQC, from the exons ATGATTGAGGACATACACGCTGAGCCAAAG ATGCTTCTGTTCCTATCCCTGCTGATCTTCTGTGTGCCTTCAGGGGGCGACACCTCACCAATCACCTGCTACAATGACAAAGGAGATGCTGTTGATTG GTTCTATTTGTACAAGCTGCCTAAAGAACATGGCAAGAAATCTCCCCAGAAGGGTGATCTGTATATACTGCTAGACAAAGGGAGTGAAGGCTGGACTAACGGGAAGGGGACAGTGAACGATACCACGGGCGCTTTGGGCAGGACTGTTGGACAACTGTACTCAAAAGGGGAG AACACAGAGGTAGCATACATCCTTTACAATGACCAGAAGCCATCTGAGGACCTTGGTGACGGATGGGTTGACAACAGTGGGAGTGGAGGGGGGCACACAAAAG GTGTTGTCCTGATGGATAAAAATCAGGGCTTCTGGTTGGTCCACAGCACCCCTCACTTCCCCCCTGTTCGGCAGGAGGGACAGTTTTATTACCCCAGCAGCGGTGTGAACAACGGGCAAAACTTCCTCTGCGTTACGTACCCTCTCAAGCACTTCCAGACCATTG GAGAGCAGCTTCAGATCAATCAGCCTAATGTGTACGACTGCGACGTCCCCCAGTCCCTGGCGTCCCTGGTGCCTGCTCTGGCTGCTCTCTGTGAGAAGAAGCATCCGTCTGTTCACATCTTTCCACACATCAAACCTGTATCCAATCGCAGCGTGACTCTGACCTCAAAGGATGGCACCAACTTCATCAGCTTTGCCAAAGGAGCTTCTTTTGACAACG acCTGTACCACTCCTGGGTGGCCCCCAGCCTCCAGTCAGATCTCCTGGTCCAGTTCTGGATTCGCTCCAGAGGCATCCTCCCCTCCAACTGCTCATTAGGCTGGAAGGTCTTGGACATCACGCTCATCAACCCAGGCCAGACATTCACCTTCAAGAACAGCCAGGACCACTCTAAGTGGGCTGTCAGCACCAAGGCGGCCGGGTCAGGGTCCGGAGGAggctgggtgtgtgtgggagacatAAACCGGAACAAGGCGGAGGAGAAGCGAGGCGGCGGCACGGTGTGTCTGCAGGACCCGGTGGTGTGGAAGGCTTACAGGACGGCGGCGCTGAAGTGTCAGGGTTGTGGAGGGGGAACGGGCCAGTGTTGA
- the LOC134861618 gene encoding G-protein-signaling modulator 1: MAEEGLLERLVITEEEDMAESVVDKEAATSSAVILQSCSGESILKEEEEHSKAGKNEENITSKMCLEEKTVFVTKEEKPKNLNDGQNTGDIESEGQTHVVMRNNKIPGKPSDTEDENVTQNDSVDVNRLNVSEKQRLGIPNQEEDPTKAHRLTPDFPEALYELLFTLQEGRRLNDQRCSFRLEGGMRRRRCHSEPSTNRPANRVVFSSMTSLQKEEFFDLLATAQARRLDDQRAQLEKSQPPKSKARGFRGSIRQLSFARRPAPAPAPVPVPKEDLYNMILTTQAQGRLEDQRSRAPGPMDDDDFFSLLLRVQGGRMDEQRTELPGLLQA, encoded by the exons ATGGCTGAAGAAGGGTTGTTGGAACGTCTTGTCATCACTGAAGAGGAAGATATGGCTGAAAGTGTTGTTGACAAAGAAGCAGCGACTAGTTCTGCTGTCATCCTTCAGAGCTGCAGTGGCGAGTCGATtctgaaagaggaagaggaacacaGCAAAGCGGGCAAGAACGAAGAAAATATaacaagtaaaatgtgtttagaaGAGAAGACTGTTTTTGTAACTAAAGAAGAAAAACCAAAGAACCTGAATGATGGACAAAACACGGGTGACATTGAGAGTGAAGGTCAGACACATGTGGTGATGAGGAATAATAAAATACCGGGTAAACCAAGTGACACAGAGGATGAAAATGTCACTCAGAATGACTCAGTGGACGTAAACAGGTTAAATGTCTCGGAAAAACAACGCTTAGGTATACCAAACCAAGAGGAGGATCCAACAAAg GCTCATAGGTTAACCCCCGACTTCCCAGAGGCACTGTACGAGCTGCTCTTTACCCTTCAGGAGGGGAGACGTCTCAATGACCAGCGCTGCTCCTTCAGGCTGGAGGGTGGGATGAGAAGGAGGAGATGCCACTCTGAGCCCAGCACCAACAGGCCAGCCAACCGAG TGGTTTTTTCCTCCATGACTTCATTGCAGAAAGAAGAGTTTTTTGATCTGTTGGCCACCGCTCAAGCTCGCCGGCTCGATGACCAGAGGGCACAGCTTGAAAAGTCTCAACCACCAAAATCAAAAGCCAGAGGTTTCCGGGGCAGCATAAGGCAACTCTCTTTTGCAAGAAGGCCAGCCCCTGCGCCAGCGCCCGTACCCGTGCCCAAAGAGGATCTCTATAATATGATTCTCACGACACAA GCCCAGGGCAGGCTGGAGGATCAGCGCAGCAGGGCTCCTGGTCCAATGGACGATGATGATTTTTTCTCCCTGCTGCTGAGGGTCCAGGGGGGACGCATGGACGAGCAGAGGACTGAACTACCGGGCCTACTACAAGCCTaa
- the pbx2 gene encoding pre-B-cell leukemia transcription factor 2 isoform X2 yields MLQQQPLTGNGPSSGRGLGMSGHPGMHALNSVHQPSQHRSDDPALEGTENGHENRRDIGDILQQIMTITDQSLDEAQAKKHALNCHRMKPALFSVLCEIKEKTGLSMRNAQEDEPQDPQLVRLDNMLLAEGVAGPEKGGGAAAAVSAATSSGGMSPDSSLEHSDYKTKLSQIRGIYHTELEKYEQACTEFTTHVMNLLREQSRTRPVTPREIERMVGIIHRKFSTIQTQLKQSTCEAVMILRSRFLDARRKRRNFSKQATEGLNEYFYSHLSNPYPSEEAKEELAKSCGITVSQVSNWFGNKRIRYKKNIGKFQEEANLYAMKTALVGRQGNDSPHTPNSTG; encoded by the exons ATGTTACAGCAGCAGCCTCTGACTGGCAACGGGCCCTCAAGCGGCCGGGGACTCGGCATGAGTGGCCACCCCGGGATGCATGCACTCAATTCGGTTCACCAACCTTCGCAGCACCGGTCCGATGACCCGGCCCTCGAGGGTACAGAAAATGGACATGAAAACCGCAGAGATATTGGTGACATACTGCAACAAATAATGACCATTACCGACCAAAGTTTGGACGAAGCCCAAGCAAA GAAACATGCACTTAATTGTCACAGAATGAAACCTGCTTTATTCAGCGTCCTTTGCGAGATCAAGGAAAAAACAG GCCTCTCAATGAGGAATGCCCAGGAGGACGAGCCTCAGGATCCTCAGCTGGTGCGATTGGACAACATGCTGTTGGCAGAAGGTGTGGCGGGGCCggaaaagggaggaggagctgctgctgctgtgtctgcGGCCACAAGCTCAGGAGGGATGTCACCTGACAGCTCGCTCGAGCACTCTGACTACAAAACCAAGTTGAGCCAGATTCGCGGTATCTACCACACCGAGTTGGAGAAGTATGAGCAG GCATGCACGGAGTTCACCACCCATGTGATGAATCTGCTGAGAGAGCAGTCCCGTACGCGGCCCGTGACTCCGCGAGAGATTGAGCGCATGGTGGGCATCATCCACCGCAAGTTTAGCACCATCCAGACCCAGCTGAAGCAGAGCACTTGTGAGGCAGTCATGATCCTGAGGTCCCGCTTTCTTGATGCCAG GCGCAAGAGGCGCAACTTCAGCAAACAGGCCACAGAGGGCCTGAACGAGTATTTCTACTCCCACCTGTCCAACCCCTACCCCAGTGAAGAAGCCAAAGAGGAACTTGCCAAATCATGTGGAATCACCGTCTCTCAG GTGTCCAACTGGTTTGGCAACAAAAGAATCCGCTACAAGAAAAACATTGGCAAGTTCCAAGAAGAGGCAAACCTTTATGCCATGAAAACAGCCTTGGTGGGCAGGCAGGGCAACGATTCCCCGCACACTCCTAACTCCACAG GCTAA
- the pbx2 gene encoding pre-B-cell leukemia transcription factor 2 isoform X1, with the protein MLQQQPLTGNGPSSGRGLGMSGHPGMHALNSVHQPSQHRSDDPALEGTENGHENRRDIGDILQQIMTITDQSLDEAQAKKHALNCHRMKPALFSVLCEIKEKTGLSMRNAQEDEPQDPQLVRLDNMLLAEGVAGPEKGGGAAAAVSAATSSGGMSPDSSLEHSDYKTKLSQIRGIYHTELEKYEQACTEFTTHVMNLLREQSRTRPVTPREIERMVGIIHRKFSTIQTQLKQSTCEAVMILRSRFLDARRKRRNFSKQATEGLNEYFYSHLSNPYPSEEAKEELAKSCGITVSQVSNWFGNKRIRYKKNIGKFQEEANLYAMKTALVGRQGNDSPHTPNSTGSGSFSLSGSADLFLGVPPVNGDQAGYQMGVQANGNWNGRNSPPPGASPHSDHSDNSD; encoded by the exons ATGTTACAGCAGCAGCCTCTGACTGGCAACGGGCCCTCAAGCGGCCGGGGACTCGGCATGAGTGGCCACCCCGGGATGCATGCACTCAATTCGGTTCACCAACCTTCGCAGCACCGGTCCGATGACCCGGCCCTCGAGGGTACAGAAAATGGACATGAAAACCGCAGAGATATTGGTGACATACTGCAACAAATAATGACCATTACCGACCAAAGTTTGGACGAAGCCCAAGCAAA GAAACATGCACTTAATTGTCACAGAATGAAACCTGCTTTATTCAGCGTCCTTTGCGAGATCAAGGAAAAAACAG GCCTCTCAATGAGGAATGCCCAGGAGGACGAGCCTCAGGATCCTCAGCTGGTGCGATTGGACAACATGCTGTTGGCAGAAGGTGTGGCGGGGCCggaaaagggaggaggagctgctgctgctgtgtctgcGGCCACAAGCTCAGGAGGGATGTCACCTGACAGCTCGCTCGAGCACTCTGACTACAAAACCAAGTTGAGCCAGATTCGCGGTATCTACCACACCGAGTTGGAGAAGTATGAGCAG GCATGCACGGAGTTCACCACCCATGTGATGAATCTGCTGAGAGAGCAGTCCCGTACGCGGCCCGTGACTCCGCGAGAGATTGAGCGCATGGTGGGCATCATCCACCGCAAGTTTAGCACCATCCAGACCCAGCTGAAGCAGAGCACTTGTGAGGCAGTCATGATCCTGAGGTCCCGCTTTCTTGATGCCAG GCGCAAGAGGCGCAACTTCAGCAAACAGGCCACAGAGGGCCTGAACGAGTATTTCTACTCCCACCTGTCCAACCCCTACCCCAGTGAAGAAGCCAAAGAGGAACTTGCCAAATCATGTGGAATCACCGTCTCTCAG GTGTCCAACTGGTTTGGCAACAAAAGAATCCGCTACAAGAAAAACATTGGCAAGTTCCAAGAAGAGGCAAACCTTTATGCCATGAAAACAGCCTTGGTGGGCAGGCAGGGCAACGATTCCCCGCACACTCCTAACTCCACAG GATCTGGATCCTTCTCTCTGTCCGGGTCAGCTGACTTATTTTTGGGAGTTCCCCCTGTGAATGGCGATCAGGCCGGTTACCAAATGGGAGTGCAG GCTAACGGGAACTGGAACGGTCGAAATTCGCCCCCGCCTGGCGCCTCGCCCCACAGCGACCACTCAGACAACTCCGACTGA
- the LOC134861619 gene encoding transcription factor HES-2-like, giving the protein MKLLQETMDTPHERKVIKSQVEKRRRERMNSSLEHLRTMLLQDQPQPDGIQRRVEKAEILEHSVLFLQNTTRRNKTKATAAGGGQKQSFQEGFSTCLQNAALFLGPEGKGLLLGAAPDASLAACFCHSDSDSAGVQRTTEACCSSSLPHTKTILKMLKQKSKHRLHTQCHSVTHPYLLPVQQRFPQQAQRLNQLEISMESQAGKHNLSQSSPLSQSLWRPWP; this is encoded by the exons ATGAAACTACTTCAGGAAACGATGGATACACCACACGAAAGAAAG gtGATAAAATCTCAAGTGGAGAAACGCCGAAGGGAGAGAATGAACAGCAGTCTGGAGCATCTGAGGACCATGTTGCTTCAAGACCAACCACAACCA GATGGGATTCAGCGCAGAGTTGAGAAAGCTGAGATACTCGAGCACTCAGTGCTTTTCCTCCAGAACACCACCCGAAGAAACAAGACGAAAGCTACTGCTGCTGGAGGTGGCCAGAAACAGTCCTTCCAAGAAGGCTTTTCTACCTGCCTGCAGAATGCAGCTCTGTTCCTGGGACCTGAAGGGAAAGGCCTGTTGCTTGGAGCAGCACCGGATGCATCTCTTGCTGCTTGTTTTTGCCACTCAGACTCTGATTCTGCAGGTGTTCAAAGGACAACTGAAGCCTGCTGCTCCAGCTCTCTACCGCACACAAAGACCATTCTTAAGATGCTGAAACAAAAGTCTAAGCACAGACTGCATACACAATGCCACAGTGTTACTCATCCATACCTACTTCCAGTCCAGCAGAGGTTTCCCCAACAGGCTCAGAGACTAAATCAGCTTGAGATCAGCATGGAGAGTCAAGCTGGCAAACATAACTTGTCCCAGAGCAGCCCTCTCAGCCAGAGTTTGTGGAGACCATGGCCCTGA